One genomic segment of Styela clava chromosome 3, kaStyClav1.hap1.2, whole genome shotgun sequence includes these proteins:
- the LOC144420922 gene encoding heat shock cognate 71 kDa protein-like — protein sequence MFRESHLTRFRNCVFERQGYMLVDIVTNDQEKRITPSCVAFNDVERLYGAAALQQEFINMDSTIYGFKQFMGRCYENSFDEDKKIPLGYQLINQRGKLSFKVHYRKKDVHFYPEEITAMLLTEVKKMAQKHFREKVTHVVISVPTSFNDAQRLATVHAANIAGFCVMALINAPTAAVISYGLENKVSSCNVLLFDIGSGNLNVAVVNIKEGIFRILATKGYCNFGGDAFDSRVVEHFVEEFNNKFHVDMSDDKRAINRLRRACEKAKRTLSGSKQASVAVDALSDGKDLYSTITRERFEELNESLFQKAIECVKTVLKKAKVAKNRIDEILLVGGSSRTPRLRELLVEFFEKKELNKTINPDEAIARGAAFMAGNIQQRKRFIVQDISSFSVGVKTNNGKMIEIIQANAEMPTKKWSNIKEGFTSPVDLQVYEFEDSSMEDAPVSAIYRFYLPSLEQNLPFEVSIELNQSGILTVLGYQNNKQIHQCYADGKGRLDQESLQFLADRMQVFDRADDEWKERSKAINKFENYIYAVQKSIGQRKYKNAITITEMSVLNDKCNELLEWIESNKDASKELSERRQEELEEIWLTILSRINPMKAEEIRHRKESEQQKKREALNALRESVTLFSRTIKEPGYKENSTEEDKSAIRWLFDTVINWISGNTNADIIVIEEKRKEVESYSGAIFQKITEKLKAQEEEWKRQLEIKAQQLEKKKKDLVKAVGAVNNKMNEVRTWIKKGDKEQMEVQFSEARKMISGNDSNIEEITYKERVIVDWWNIIDLRVKEVQKAEEKRLKEKEEYRLEARGVLKSHLRDLVKLTDESFKNDPHNTKQKVKELNRWIVDHPKADQKAIESKNEELLALLNAMQSQQKKECRRSVRTLDGGAISKLQKCIASISRNIDTIHYASIQNECIMLRKLCEETNEWLRWHPNEPDHNYGLKMTKLNKEWDKVLQKLNEKEKDTSEVSTSFRGKLSWMWNSLTGKESPSRCSTSIESKIDNSRHYRSFLGTEIEKQLPKPRANTSRIEKEKLFKYRSIIETRLLYNFTNKTCLRPEEKRNLEKKNREISNLLSLNANLDPDDYLKKNKELHEIAEPILRRLNIWLYR from the exons ATGTTTCGTGAATCGCACTTGACAAGATTTCGTAACTGCGTTTTTGAAAGACAAGGTTACATGCTC GTGGATATTGTTACCAATGACCAAGAAAAACGTATCACGCCTTCGTGCGTTGCTTTTAACGACGTGGAAAGGTTATACGGTGCTGCGGCTCTACAAcaagaatttattaatatggatAGTACAATATAtg gtTTCAAGCAGTTTATGGGAAGATGCTATGAAAACTCATTTGATGAGGATAAAAAAATTCCGCTGGGGTATCAGTTGATAAACCAGCGTGGAAAATTGTCTTTCAAA gtTCACTACAGAAAAAAAGATGTACATTTTTATCCAGAGGAAATTACTGCAATGCTTTTGACAGAAGTGAAAAAGATGGCTCAAAAGCACTTTCGTGAGAAAGTAACACATGTTGTCATTTCGGTACCTACGAGTTTTAATGACGCTCAACGTCTAGCTACAGTTCATGCCGCAAATATCGCAGGATTTTGTGTAATGGCTTTAATCAATGCACCAACAGCCGCTGTAATATCATACGGATTGGAGAATAAG GTTTCATCTTGCAATGTTCTTCTTTTCGATATCGGTAGTGGGAATCTAAATGTTGCTGTAGTAAATATTAAAGAAGGAATATTTAGAATTCTTGCAACAAAAGGATATTGCAACTTTGGAG GTGACGCTTTTGACTCTCGTGTTGTAGAGCATTTTGTGGAGGAgttcaataataaatttcacGTTGACATGTCTGACGACAAGCGAGCTATAAATCGTTTGCGGAGAGCTTGCGAAAAAGCTAAAAGAACGTTGTCCGGCTCTAAACAAGCTAG CGTTGCAGTTGATGCACTTTCTGATGGTAAAGATTTGTATAGTACAATTACCCGTGAAAGGTTTGAAGAATTGAACGAATCACTTTTCCAAAAAGCGATTGAATGCGTGAAAACGGTTCTAAAAAAAGCTAAAGTTGCAAAAAACAGG attgaTGAGATACTATTGGTCGGAGGGTCATCACGAACACCCAGATTGCGTGAATTGCTTGTAGAGTTTTTTGAGAAAAAGGAACTTAACAAAACAATTAATCCTGATGAAGCAATAGCGCGCGGGGCTGCTTTCATGGCTGGCAATATCCAACAA CGTAAACGGTTCATAGTTCAAGATATTTCTTCCTTTTCTGTTGGAGTGAAGACGAATAATGGGAAAATGATTGAGATTATACAAGCAAATGCAGAAATGCCAACCAAAAAATGGTCGAATATTAAGGAGGGATTCACATCACCCGTGGACTTACAG GTATACGAATTTGAAGATAGTTCGATGGAAGATGCTCCTGTTTCGGCAATCTATAGATTTTATCTTCCGAGTTTGGAACAAAACCTTCCATTTGAAGTCTCCATTGAGCTAAATCAAAGTGGAATTTTAACTGTACTGGGTTATCAGAACAACAAACAAATTCATCAATGTTATGCTGATGGTAAAGGACGATTGGATCAAGAAAGTCTACAGTTCTtg GCAGATCGTATGCAAGTTTTTGATAGAGCCGACGATGAATGGAAAGAGAGAAGCAAGGCAATTAATAAGTTTGAAAACTACATTTACGCGGTGCAAAAATCAATCGGACAAAGAAAGTATAAAAATGCGATAACTATCACTGAAATGTCTGTTTTGAATGATAAATGCAATGAATTGCTGGAGTGGATTGAAAGCAACAAG GATGCGTCAAAGGAATTGTCAGAACGCAGACAGGAAGAACTTGAGGAAATATGGTTGACAATTCTTTCTCGGATTAATCCCATGAAAGCG GAGGAAATACGCCATAGAAAAGAATCTGAACAGCAGAAAAAACGTGAAGCTTTGAATGCTCTCAGAGAATCAGTCACTTTATTCTCAAGGACTATAAAAGAACCTGGCTACAAAGAAAACTCTACAGAAGAAGATAAGTCGGCAATTCGATGGTTGTTTGATACAGTGATAAACTGGATTTCTGGAAACACT aatgCCGATATTATTGTTATAGAAGAGAAAAGAAAAGAAGTTGAAAGTTATAGCGGGGctatttttcagaaaatcactgaaaaactaaag GCTCAGGAGGAAGAATGGAAAAGACAACTGGAAATTAAAGCACAACAGTtggagaaaaagaaaaaagacttGGTCAAGGCTGTTGGCGCAgttaacaataaaatgaatgaagtCAGAACGTGGATAAAAAAAGGTGATAAGGAACAAATGGAAGTTCAGTTTTCGGAGGCAAGGAAAATGATAAGCGGAAAT GATTCCAACATTGAAGAGATTACTTATAAGGAAAGAGTTATTGTCGATTGGTGGAATATAATCGATTTGAGGGTAAAAGAAGTACAG AAAGCGGAAGAAAAAAGAttaaaagaaaaagaagaatatAGATTAGAGGCAAGAGGAGTTCTAAAAAGCCATTTGAGAGATCTTGTTAAATTGACAGATGAGTCGTTCAAAAATGATCCACACAACACGAAGCAGAAAGTAAAAGAATTAAATCGTTGGATCGTGGATCACCCG aaagcaGACCAGAAAGCAATTGAAAGTAAAAATGAGGAGTTGCTAGCTTTGTTGAATGCTATGCAATCACAGCAAAAGAAg GAATGTAGAAGATCTGTTAGGACACTTGATGGCGGTGCAATATCGAAGTTGCAAAAATGCATTGCAAGTATTTCCAGAAATATTGACACGATTCATTACGCTTCGATACAAAACGAATGCATCATGTTGCGaaaattgtgtgaagaaacaaaTGAATGGTTACGATGGCATCCA AATGAACCTGACCACAATTATGGGTTGAAAATGACAAAACTCAACAAAGAATGGGATAAAGTTCTgcaaaaattgaatgaaaaagaaaag GATACATCTGAAGTATCAACATCATTCAGAGGAAAACTATCTTGGATGTGGAATTCACTTACAGGAAAAGAATCTCCTTCGCGATGTTCAACAAGTATAGAATCCAAAATTGATAACTCCAGGCATTATCGTTCATTCCTGGGAACAGAG ATAGAAAAACAACTACCCAAACCCCGAGCAAACACTTCAAGGATAGAAAAAGAGAAACTGTTCAAATATAGGAGTATAATTGAAACACGCTTACTGTACAACTTTACTAATAAAACATGTCTTCGCCCAGAGGAGAAGAGAaatctcgaaaaaaaaaatcgtgaaatttCGAATCTTCTGTCCCTGAATGCT aatctCGATCCTGACGATTATTTGAAGAAGAACAAAGAACTTCATGAAATAGCTGAACCTATATTGCGTAGATTGAATATTTGGCTATATAGATAA